Proteins encoded by one window of Flavobacteriales bacterium:
- the rseP gene encoding RIP metalloprotease RseP, with amino-acid sequence MELTDIADILVKATQFFLSLSLLIILHELGHFIPAKLFKTRVEKFYLFFDPWFSVFKKKVGETEYGIGWLPLGGYVKISGMIDESMDKEQMKKPAEPWEFRSKPAWQRLIIMIGGVTVNVILGIAIYAGVLAYWGEQYLPTENATYGIAVDSTGESIGLRDGDKILLVNGNEVENFNQIPMEIVLGAESVTVERDGQELDLPVTSANIKAMVQNPAFMTPRIPYVVGEFTNSSVAKKAGLLEGDRIVGLNGRQLEFFDEYIDSIPAYAGRIVTLTAQRETERVVVEVPVPEHGKIGVYPGGSYADFFDIETKKYGVFESIPAGYHRATGTLSNYIRQFKIIFDTETEAYKSVGGFLTIGNQFPSTWDWQYFWNFTAFLSIMLAFLNILPIPALDGGHVVFVLWEMITRRKPSEKVLEYAQMVGFVILLALLVFANGNDILKLFR; translated from the coding sequence ATGGAATTAACAGATATAGCAGACATTCTGGTCAAGGCCACTCAGTTCTTTCTGAGCCTTTCACTCTTGATCATCCTGCACGAACTCGGACACTTTATTCCGGCCAAACTCTTTAAAACCAGAGTTGAGAAGTTTTACCTCTTCTTCGACCCCTGGTTCTCGGTATTCAAGAAAAAGGTCGGTGAAACGGAATACGGTATCGGGTGGCTTCCGCTCGGAGGTTATGTGAAGATCTCGGGTATGATCGACGAGAGCATGGATAAGGAGCAGATGAAAAAACCGGCTGAGCCTTGGGAGTTTCGGTCTAAGCCGGCCTGGCAGCGCTTGATCATTATGATCGGTGGAGTAACGGTGAACGTGATCCTCGGAATCGCCATTTATGCGGGGGTTCTTGCCTATTGGGGCGAGCAATACCTTCCTACGGAGAACGCGACCTACGGAATTGCTGTCGATTCGACCGGAGAATCGATTGGTCTTCGCGATGGCGATAAGATTTTGCTCGTGAACGGAAATGAAGTTGAGAACTTCAACCAGATCCCAATGGAGATCGTGTTGGGTGCTGAAAGCGTAACCGTGGAACGCGACGGACAGGAATTAGATTTGCCCGTGACCTCGGCCAACATAAAAGCGATGGTTCAGAACCCCGCTTTTATGACCCCGCGAATCCCTTATGTGGTGGGTGAGTTTACCAACTCCTCAGTGGCCAAAAAAGCCGGCCTTCTGGAGGGAGATCGAATTGTAGGGTTGAATGGACGGCAGTTGGAGTTTTTCGATGAGTATATCGACAGTATCCCCGCTTATGCCGGAAGGATCGTTACACTCACCGCCCAGCGTGAAACTGAACGAGTTGTTGTAGAAGTGCCTGTTCCCGAACACGGCAAGATCGGCGTTTACCCCGGAGGTTCCTATGCCGATTTCTTTGACATCGAAACCAAGAAGTACGGGGTCTTTGAGTCAATTCCGGCCGGGTATCACCGCGCTACCGGAACGCTTTCAAATTACATTCGCCAATTCAAGATCATTTTCGACACCGAGACCGAAGCGTATAAATCGGTCGGTGGCTTCCTCACGATCGGAAACCAATTCCCCAGCACCTGGGACTGGCAATACTTTTGGAACTTCACGGCTTTCCTGAGTATCATGCTGGCCTTCTTGAACATTCTACCAATTCCGGCTTTGGATGGCGGCCACGTGGTGTTCGTACTTTGGGAGATGATCACGCGACGTAAACCTTCTGAAAAGGTTTTGGAATACGCTCAAATGGTCGGGTTCGTGATCTTGTTGGCCTTGTTGGTTTTTGCCAATGGGAACGACATTCTGAAGTTATTCCGCTAA
- a CDS encoding GH3 auxin-responsive promoter family protein — MSIKSLLAKPFAAWVANQTRKWSSKPSESQRAVFNELVRSAGDTSFGRDHDFASIKAYSDFQTRVPVRDYEDLKPYVERIRIGENDVLWPGKPLYFAKTSGTASGAKYIPITKQSMPFHVESARNALLHYVHQTGKTTFIDGKMIFLQGSPELEEVNGVKLGRLSGIVAHYVPGYLQRNRMPSWETNCIDDWETKVDAIVTETLYEDMRLISGIPSWMLMYFERVLERTGKKILDVWPNFSLFVNGGVAFEPYRTKFEEMIGASIDTIEVYPASEGFIGYQDSQTEPGLLLLLKQGIFYEFIPAEKVFDKNPLRLTIDEVELGVNYALIMSTNAGLWGYNIGDTVQFVSKDPYRIVVSGRIKHYTSAFGEHVIAAEVEAALKEAVEQTGIQINEFTVAPRINPTEGLPYHEWLMEFDEKPADLSQLAEIIDRVMQEKNIYYSDLIKGKVLRPVVITPIKPGGFKEYMKSVGRLGGQNKVSRLSNDRKIADKLSEFAW, encoded by the coding sequence ATGAGCATTAAGTCGCTTCTTGCAAAACCCTTTGCCGCTTGGGTTGCCAACCAAACTCGAAAATGGTCGTCGAAACCATCGGAGAGCCAGCGCGCGGTCTTTAACGAACTCGTTCGTTCTGCCGGGGACACGTCTTTTGGACGCGACCATGACTTTGCATCGATAAAGGCTTACTCCGATTTTCAAACCCGCGTACCGGTGCGCGACTACGAAGACCTCAAGCCTTATGTTGAGCGCATACGAATCGGTGAAAACGATGTATTGTGGCCCGGTAAACCGCTCTATTTCGCCAAGACCTCGGGTACGGCGAGCGGTGCCAAGTATATTCCGATCACCAAGCAGAGCATGCCCTTTCACGTGGAAAGCGCACGTAACGCCTTGTTGCACTACGTTCACCAAACGGGGAAAACGACCTTTATTGACGGTAAAATGATCTTCCTTCAGGGGTCTCCGGAACTCGAGGAAGTAAATGGAGTCAAGCTCGGTCGCTTGAGCGGGATCGTTGCACACTACGTGCCCGGTTATCTTCAGCGTAACCGGATGCCAAGCTGGGAAACCAACTGTATCGACGACTGGGAAACCAAGGTCGACGCTATCGTTACGGAAACCCTTTATGAAGATATGCGCCTCATTAGCGGTATTCCGAGTTGGATGCTTATGTACTTTGAACGAGTACTCGAGCGCACGGGCAAAAAGATTCTGGACGTGTGGCCGAATTTTTCGCTCTTCGTGAACGGCGGAGTGGCCTTCGAGCCCTACAGGACCAAATTCGAGGAAATGATCGGAGCTTCGATTGACACCATTGAAGTGTATCCGGCCTCAGAAGGGTTTATTGGCTATCAGGATAGTCAAACCGAACCTGGATTGTTGCTTCTGCTCAAACAGGGAATATTCTATGAATTTATTCCGGCCGAGAAGGTTTTCGATAAAAACCCTCTACGACTGACCATCGACGAGGTTGAGCTCGGAGTCAATTACGCGCTTATCATGAGCACGAATGCGGGGCTTTGGGGTTACAACATCGGCGATACCGTGCAGTTCGTGAGCAAAGACCCCTATCGTATTGTGGTTTCGGGTCGAATAAAACACTACACCTCTGCATTTGGTGAACACGTGATCGCTGCAGAGGTAGAAGCAGCGCTAAAAGAGGCTGTTGAGCAAACCGGAATACAAATAAACGAGTTCACCGTTGCACCCCGGATCAATCCGACCGAAGGACTCCCTTATCACGAGTGGCTTATGGAATTCGACGAAAAACCAGCGGACTTGAGTCAGTTGGCAGAAATCATCGACCGGGTCATGCAGGAGAAGAACATTTACTACTCGGATTTAATTAAGGGTAAGGTCTTACGCCCGGTGGTCATTACGCCCATTAAACCGGGTGGCTTTAAGGAGTATATGAAGTCAGTGGGCCGTTTGGGAGGACAAAACAAAGTTTCACGATTGAGCAACGATCGCAAGATCGCGGATAAACTCAGCGAATTCGCTTGGTAA
- a CDS encoding 1-deoxy-D-xylulose-5-phosphate reductoisomerase encodes MEKKRLAILGSTGSIGTQALEVVSEQPDSFEVEVLTANGNCDLLIEQAQKYQPNAVVICDESRYQKVNNALFDLGVKVYAGNDALKDVVQMETVDLVLTALVGYSGLAPTLSAIEAGKPIALANKETLVVAGELVTDAAARKRVPLLPVDSEHSAIFQCLVGEFHNPIEKIVLTASGGPFRGRTRNELLKVSKEQALKHPNWEMGVKVTIDSATLMNKGLEVMEAKWLFGLRPDQIDVVVHAQSIIHSLVQFEDGSMKAQMGLPDMKLPIQYAMGYPNRLKNSFTRFNFMDYPELTFEKPDIETFRNLGLAFHSLDQGGNAPCILNAANEIAVASFLRDQVGFLEMSDVIETTLAKATFIEKPSYEDYVASDAEARRIAAELIN; translated from the coding sequence ATGGAGAAAAAGAGATTGGCTATACTGGGGTCCACAGGGTCCATTGGAACACAGGCTTTAGAGGTGGTTAGCGAGCAACCCGACTCCTTTGAGGTCGAAGTGTTAACGGCCAACGGGAACTGCGATCTTTTGATCGAACAAGCCCAGAAATACCAACCAAATGCGGTCGTGATCTGCGATGAGTCGCGATATCAAAAAGTGAACAACGCTCTTTTCGACTTGGGGGTAAAGGTTTACGCCGGAAACGATGCACTGAAAGATGTCGTGCAAATGGAAACCGTCGACCTAGTGCTTACCGCACTTGTCGGCTATAGCGGTTTAGCCCCTACCCTATCTGCTATCGAAGCGGGAAAACCCATCGCTTTGGCGAACAAGGAAACCTTGGTCGTTGCCGGAGAGCTCGTAACCGATGCGGCCGCGCGCAAGAGGGTTCCGCTGTTGCCCGTAGACTCAGAACACAGTGCTATTTTTCAGTGCCTGGTCGGGGAGTTTCACAACCCAATTGAAAAGATCGTGCTCACGGCTTCGGGCGGACCCTTCCGCGGGCGGACCCGAAATGAGCTTCTTAAAGTGTCCAAGGAACAAGCGCTCAAACACCCCAACTGGGAGATGGGCGTCAAGGTGACCATCGATAGTGCCACCCTCATGAATAAAGGCCTCGAGGTTATGGAGGCCAAATGGCTTTTTGGTTTGCGACCCGATCAAATCGATGTAGTGGTTCATGCTCAATCGATCATCCACTCCCTTGTTCAGTTCGAGGACGGAAGCATGAAAGCTCAAATGGGCTTGCCCGACATGAAGTTACCCATCCAATACGCTATGGGATATCCCAATCGATTAAAGAATTCCTTTACTCGATTCAATTTCATGGACTACCCCGAGCTCACTTTCGAGAAACCCGATATAGAGACTTTTCGGAACCTCGGTCTCGCCTTCCATTCACTCGATCAAGGCGGAAACGCACCCTGTATTTTAAACGCCGCCAACGAGATAGCAGTAGCGTCATTTTTACGAGACCAAGTCGGGTTCCTGGAAATGTCGGATGTCATTGAAACTACATTGGCCAAAGCGACGTTTATCGAAAAGCCCTCCTATGAAGATTACGTGGCCAGCGACGCCGAAGCGCGCCGCATCGCAGCGGAACTCATAAACTAA
- a CDS encoding tetratricopeptide repeat protein, which yields MNIKLLIRPFVIVLFALVAVSCSTEKDKFVNREYHKLTAHYNGYFNGNESFREGVEKLENSVIDDYENVLPVYVLGTPQDAKSIYPQMDRAIDKATTVIRRHSMVIRGEEKNNWIDDNYLLIGKARFYKQEHLAALEAFNYVALQFPDGELYHEAMWWAARSYLALDNYSQALYTLEVLETTGKVPKDLKSEIHAIYAQTHADQGEYEYAIEQLTRAIAQSSNKVRKSRYTFILGQLYEANGECNRAIRFYGEVLRMKPPYVMEFQAQIKRALCISGYNRNPAPLIEALEELAADEKNEEYLDQIYFALAEIAWEMGEDEKAKENYRYSAYYSTGNYTQKAKSYLRLAEITFDEGNYRVAQAYYDSTMTVLPENFERYDEVKQLADNLDELVGYIVTIEENDSLLKLGRMKPGDREAAIDKYINKLREEDRKREEQARSGFNAQMRMQQDQYQRSEGETTKGNWYFYNPSTVSLGRTEFDRIWGRRKLEDNWRRTNKRSFSQDEFEEEYGDTITVTIGDSTFRAYKYDRSIYIAQLPTTKEAQDSLERINIDSYFGLALLYKEKLYDDPKAAETFERLLDRYPDNKYRIREYFYLYRLYTDLEMPQKAEEYKQKLIDLDPDSDFAKILQDPSYADKREEEHNQSRAAYASCYSEFENGRYSACAKKCEANLKKFEGDPLEAKFAFLMAMAKGKPSEARLVEEMRKVSEKYPFTEEGQEARRIVAFYTGETEEVVAQKEESDSVALYLAAEAKKFNSSKKDAHFYILLFPAESTKANDLSTFISDFNKQYFSLENLNVRGLFLDQEYQMISVRTLGNGEKAMTYFNALSTEPDLESMLQGRNWMHFAISQPNFAILFQNKVPEAYQLFFEQEYGLKSGL from the coding sequence TTGAATATAAAGCTCCTCATAAGGCCTTTTGTTATCGTTTTGTTCGCTCTGGTTGCCGTTTCGTGCTCCACAGAGAAGGACAAGTTCGTAAATCGCGAGTACCATAAACTTACCGCGCACTACAATGGCTACTTCAACGGGAACGAAAGTTTTCGCGAAGGAGTAGAGAAATTGGAAAACTCGGTTATAGACGATTACGAGAATGTGCTACCGGTATATGTTTTGGGAACTCCTCAGGATGCCAAGTCGATCTACCCTCAGATGGATCGTGCGATCGACAAGGCGACCACGGTGATCCGGCGTCACTCGATGGTGATCAGAGGAGAGGAGAAGAACAACTGGATCGACGACAACTATTTGTTGATCGGGAAGGCACGGTTTTATAAGCAGGAGCACCTGGCTGCCCTGGAGGCGTTTAACTACGTGGCCTTGCAGTTTCCGGATGGCGAGCTTTATCACGAAGCTATGTGGTGGGCGGCTCGGAGTTATTTGGCATTGGACAACTATTCTCAAGCGCTGTACACCTTAGAGGTGTTGGAAACGACCGGAAAAGTGCCCAAGGACCTCAAATCGGAGATCCACGCCATCTACGCTCAGACCCATGCCGACCAAGGGGAGTACGAGTACGCCATTGAACAGTTGACCCGAGCCATAGCTCAATCGAGCAACAAGGTCAGGAAGTCGCGTTACACGTTTATTCTCGGTCAGCTATACGAAGCCAATGGCGAGTGCAACAGAGCTATTCGCTTTTACGGGGAAGTCCTGAGAATGAAGCCGCCTTACGTCATGGAGTTTCAAGCCCAGATCAAGCGCGCTTTGTGTATCAGCGGATACAATCGCAATCCGGCACCACTTATTGAGGCCTTGGAGGAGTTGGCCGCAGACGAAAAAAACGAAGAGTACCTGGATCAGATCTACTTCGCCTTGGCCGAGATCGCCTGGGAAATGGGAGAAGACGAAAAAGCCAAGGAAAACTATCGCTATTCGGCTTACTACAGCACGGGGAACTACACTCAAAAAGCCAAGAGTTACTTGCGCCTGGCGGAGATCACCTTTGACGAAGGAAATTACCGGGTAGCACAGGCCTACTACGACAGTACCATGACCGTTTTACCTGAGAATTTTGAGCGGTACGATGAGGTGAAGCAGCTTGCCGATAACCTCGATGAACTGGTAGGGTATATCGTAACCATAGAGGAAAACGACAGCCTATTGAAGTTGGGCCGAATGAAGCCCGGCGATCGCGAGGCGGCTATTGACAAGTACATCAACAAGTTGAGGGAAGAAGACCGGAAGCGTGAAGAACAGGCGCGTTCAGGTTTCAATGCCCAGATGCGCATGCAGCAGGATCAATATCAACGGTCCGAGGGGGAAACGACCAAAGGAAACTGGTACTTCTACAATCCGTCCACGGTGAGCTTGGGACGAACGGAGTTCGATCGGATTTGGGGTCGTCGAAAACTAGAGGACAACTGGCGACGGACGAATAAAAGGTCGTTCAGTCAAGACGAGTTCGAAGAGGAGTATGGCGATACCATTACGGTAACCATTGGGGACAGCACGTTCAGGGCATATAAGTACGATCGGTCGATCTATATAGCGCAGTTACCGACCACCAAAGAGGCACAGGACAGTTTAGAGCGAATCAATATCGACTCTTATTTCGGTTTAGCCTTGTTATACAAGGAGAAGCTTTACGATGACCCCAAAGCTGCCGAGACCTTTGAACGTTTGTTAGATCGATATCCGGACAACAAGTACCGGATCCGGGAATATTTTTACCTGTACCGCTTGTACACGGATTTAGAAATGCCACAAAAAGCTGAAGAGTACAAGCAAAAGTTGATCGATCTGGATCCGGACAGTGACTTTGCCAAGATCCTTCAGGATCCGAGTTATGCCGACAAACGGGAAGAGGAGCACAACCAGTCCCGTGCGGCTTACGCATCGTGTTACTCAGAATTCGAAAACGGAAGGTATTCGGCTTGTGCCAAGAAGTGCGAGGCGAATTTGAAGAAGTTCGAGGGTGATCCGCTGGAGGCTAAGTTTGCCTTTTTGATGGCGATGGCCAAAGGGAAGCCCAGTGAAGCGAGGTTGGTCGAAGAAATGCGCAAAGTATCCGAAAAGTACCCCTTTACCGAAGAGGGTCAAGAGGCCCGGCGCATCGTAGCCTTTTACACGGGGGAGACGGAAGAGGTAGTTGCGCAGAAGGAAGAATCGGACAGTGTAGCCCTCTATCTTGCCGCTGAGGCAAAAAAATTCAATTCAAGCAAGAAGGACGCCCATTTTTACATTCTGCTTTTCCCGGCGGAGAGTACGAAGGCAAATGATCTGTCGACCTTCATCAGCGATTTCAACAAGCAGTATTTCAGTCTGGAGAATTTGAACGTTCGTGGATTATTTCTGGATCAGGAGTACCAGATGATCTCTGTGCGAACCCTTGGCAACGGCGAGAAAGCCATGACGTATTTCAATGCATTATCCACGGAGCCGGATCTGGAGA
- a CDS encoding M23 family metallopeptidase: protein MAKIKDKNEEARPWIERLKNKYRLVILNDDTFEEKLSFRLSRLNVFVAAGLSVITLIALTIILIAFTPLREYIPGYSSTSLRRQALENAMLTDSLRRVIANQERYVEIINGVISGELKEYDTADAVEAQVIDSIEMPPSPEDSALREMVAQEERYNIFEGGTGENSVMANLTFFSPIKGMVSGKFDPQTDHFAVDIVAPENEPILAVLEGTVLLATWSSDEGYVIALQHAGGIISIYKHNSILLKEQGEVVQAGEAIAIIGNSGHLSTGPHLHFELWNNGIAVDPESYVVF, encoded by the coding sequence ATGGCCAAGATCAAGGATAAAAACGAAGAGGCACGTCCGTGGATCGAGCGACTTAAGAATAAGTACCGCTTGGTGATCCTAAATGACGATACGTTCGAAGAGAAATTGTCGTTCCGCCTTTCCCGTCTCAACGTCTTTGTTGCTGCCGGACTCAGTGTCATTACCCTTATCGCACTGACCATCATCCTCATCGCCTTTACCCCATTGCGCGAGTATATCCCAGGTTACAGCTCGACCTCCCTGCGTCGTCAGGCGCTTGAGAATGCTATGCTCACGGATTCGCTTCGAAGAGTGATCGCCAACCAAGAGCGATATGTCGAGATCATAAACGGAGTCATCAGCGGTGAGCTCAAGGAGTACGATACCGCCGATGCCGTGGAAGCACAAGTGATCGACAGTATTGAAATGCCCCCTTCTCCGGAGGATAGCGCCCTTCGTGAAATGGTCGCCCAAGAGGAGCGCTACAATATATTCGAGGGCGGTACCGGTGAGAATTCAGTCATGGCCAACCTCACCTTTTTTTCGCCAATAAAAGGCATGGTATCGGGTAAATTCGACCCTCAAACCGATCACTTTGCAGTAGACATCGTAGCTCCGGAGAACGAACCCATCCTAGCTGTTCTTGAGGGAACCGTGCTCCTCGCTACGTGGTCGAGCGATGAAGGCTATGTAATTGCTCTTCAGCACGCGGGCGGAATCATTTCCATATACAAGCACAACAGCATACTGCTCAAGGAACAAGGCGAGGTCGTGCAGGCGGGAGAGGCCATTGCTATTATCGGCAACTCGGGCCATCTTTCAACAGGTCCACACCTCCATTTTGAACTTTGGAACAACGGTATCGCCGTAGATCCCGAAAGCTATGTCGTTTTCTAA